A region of Paenibacillus sp. JNUCC-31 DNA encodes the following proteins:
- a CDS encoding MazG-like family protein, whose translation MPKELDVAKRAKVIEWLKTEVLDQVSRLFKALWEGSTTRIGDSLASLMMSSYILGRRLGIPFKDLDALLVEKLRKHKQEGHQLEDWYQDISALEDHMRKR comes from the coding sequence ATGCCTAAAGAACTGGATGTAGCCAAACGCGCTAAAGTGATTGAATGGCTGAAAACCGAAGTGCTTGATCAGGTATCCCGATTATTCAAAGCGTTGTGGGAAGGAAGTACGACCCGGATCGGGGACAGTCTCGCCAGCTTGATGATGAGTAGTTACATATTGGGCCGCAGGCTCGGTATTCCTTTCAAGGATTTGGATGCACTGCTTGTTGAGAAATTGAGAAAGCATAAACAGGAAGGTCACCAGCTGGAAGACTGGTACCAGGATATTTCCGCGCTAGAAGATCACATGCGTAAGAGGTGA
- a CDS encoding CBS domain-containing protein: MNIAFFLLPKQEVTCVTSDSTLRQTLERMEYHRFTAVPILNKEGKYIGTVTEGDLLWYMKNSEGKISFENASKFLLKDVPLRLDIKPVSIDANMEDLINLAKVQNFVPVVDDMERFIGIVRRSQIIEYCEGIVSKESIKAK, encoded by the coding sequence ATGAACATCGCATTTTTTTTGCTGCCCAAACAAGAAGTTACATGTGTAACGTCGGATTCTACTCTGCGGCAAACGTTGGAACGGATGGAATATCATCGGTTTACGGCGGTGCCCATTTTGAATAAGGAAGGCAAATATATCGGCACAGTAACCGAAGGTGACCTGCTGTGGTATATGAAGAACTCTGAGGGAAAGATTTCATTTGAAAACGCTTCAAAATTTCTGCTCAAGGACGTTCCGCTTCGACTCGATATCAAGCCAGTATCCATTGACGCTAATATGGAGGATCTGATCAATCTGGCTAAAGTCCAGAACTTTGTACCGGTTGTTGATGATATGGAGCGTTTCATTGGTATTGTAAGACGGAGTCAGATCATTGAATATTGCGAAGGTATTGTGTCCAAGGAATCCATAAAGGCTAAGTAA
- a CDS encoding LCP family protein, with translation MTSRTKDKKKKRRKGLYITLVSLVVLLIGGYLFRQQLAVAAFDLFLASSVEDQLSRSYVPQEGNNTPDPTVYRKEPFSVLLLGSDKRAYEKTRGRSDTVIYAVVRPKESRVLLVSIPRDTYVQIVGRDANKDGEDDYDKLAHAYAFGGENMSINTVEKFLDADVGYYATINFDGIKKVVDALGGVKLPIDEDIVNKNPEHVQFTIEGGKPIYDGQEALYYVRYREDSDFNRTKRQQIFLNAMANEMLNLNAIGKIPELIQIMGDSFQTDMQPSFIIDLAKQVLTQEKPQISSFTILGEGMRKDGIYYGKADEKDVQYAKELINNWMDQSTPAGEVMIPDRQQIE, from the coding sequence ATGACAAGCAGAACTAAAGATAAGAAGAAGAAACGAAGAAAAGGTCTATATATAACGCTCGTATCGCTCGTAGTTTTGTTAATCGGGGGCTATTTGTTTCGCCAGCAGCTTGCTGTAGCAGCCTTCGATCTGTTTCTTGCTAGTTCGGTAGAAGATCAGTTGTCCCGTTCCTATGTGCCCCAGGAAGGCAATAACACACCTGATCCCACTGTTTATCGCAAAGAACCGTTCTCAGTGTTGTTACTAGGCTCGGACAAACGTGCCTATGAGAAGACGCGTGGTCGCTCAGATACGGTCATCTATGCCGTTGTTCGTCCGAAAGAATCCCGTGTGCTCCTGGTATCCATTCCTCGTGACACGTATGTGCAGATTGTTGGACGAGATGCGAACAAGGATGGTGAGGATGATTATGACAAGCTCGCGCATGCCTACGCTTTCGGTGGGGAGAATATGTCTATCAATACGGTGGAGAAGTTTCTCGATGCGGATGTAGGTTACTATGCAACGATTAACTTTGACGGGATTAAAAAAGTGGTTGATGCACTTGGCGGCGTGAAGCTGCCCATTGATGAGGACATTGTGAACAAGAACCCGGAACATGTGCAGTTCACGATTGAAGGTGGTAAGCCGATCTACGACGGACAGGAAGCACTATATTATGTACGATACCGTGAGGATAGCGATTTTAATCGGACCAAGCGGCAGCAGATTTTCCTGAATGCGATGGCAAATGAAATGCTTAACCTCAACGCCATCGGTAAAATTCCGGAGTTGATTCAGATTATGGGGGACAGCTTCCAGACGGATATGCAGCCTTCCTTTATTATTGATCTCGCCAAACAGGTACTGACTCAGGAGAAACCGCAAATCTCAAGCTTCACCATTCTGGGCGAGGGGATGCGGAAAGACGGAATTTATTACGGCAAGGCAGATGAGAAAGACGTCCAATATGCCAAAGAGCTGATTAACAACTGGATGGATCAATCGACCCCAGCCGGTGAAGTGATGATTCCTGACCGGCAGCAGATCGAGTAA
- a CDS encoding MFS transporter: protein MQKQMKWPLILFAIGVFMAALDNGIITSSLTTLNASFGVSPTWGAWTITLYTLGLAVSVPIAGKLSDRYGRKKLFLIEVALFGVGSLLVALSTSFTFFLIARVIQALGGGGIFIIASSYVLSKFPAERQGTALGLLGGMNGVAAILGPNIGAFILDITGNWHWLFLINVPIAILLFIAGIRYIHEEQELSRSAVDWSGIAVLTLGVLSLMYSFSNLDGVNMLQSLGSPMFYGFFLAGVVILVLFYFLEKRLEGSQREPVVSTQLLGIASFRWTLLIAFFSGAILASVIFIPGFVEQYLGVSNTASGYWFTPLALASGIGAGGGGYLVDRKGPIWTLSVAGLLSAIGFLLFPLWVEHIWQFVIASILVGVGFGMMLGAPVNVLVTEQAGDNNKGIAVATSSLFRQMAMAIAPTIFAGFLARSFSNLGTNIQSGLADQGIQVPPEVLQQYASGVSAASGSDLSSLTEGLSQIPDPGIRDVLLQAVHHTTGQGYSGLFWSAVIFSILTLVAALITGRLRHNEKRNLVETASTR from the coding sequence ATGCAAAAACAAATGAAGTGGCCGCTTATCCTGTTTGCTATTGGGGTGTTTATGGCTGCGCTGGATAATGGGATTATTACCTCGTCCCTAACGACTCTAAATGCATCGTTTGGAGTGTCACCGACTTGGGGAGCATGGACAATCACGCTCTATACGCTGGGACTTGCGGTGAGTGTGCCGATTGCAGGTAAGCTCTCCGACCGTTATGGTCGCAAGAAGCTGTTTCTGATTGAAGTGGCTCTCTTTGGGGTTGGGTCATTGCTTGTAGCACTAAGCACATCATTTACCTTCTTCCTGATCGCTCGTGTCATTCAAGCGTTAGGTGGTGGCGGCATTTTCATTATTGCCAGTTCGTATGTACTGAGTAAGTTCCCCGCAGAACGGCAGGGTACAGCGCTGGGTCTGCTGGGTGGCATGAACGGTGTTGCTGCGATTCTGGGACCGAATATTGGTGCTTTTATTCTGGATATTACAGGGAATTGGCATTGGTTGTTCCTGATCAACGTACCGATCGCCATTTTACTGTTTATTGCAGGCATCCGTTATATTCATGAAGAACAGGAACTGAGCCGTTCGGCGGTAGACTGGAGTGGTATCGCGGTCTTGACGCTTGGCGTGCTCAGTCTGATGTATAGCTTCAGCAACCTGGACGGTGTAAATATGCTGCAAAGTCTCGGCTCACCGATGTTCTACGGCTTCTTCCTGGCAGGTGTGGTCATTCTGGTTCTCTTCTATTTTCTTGAAAAAAGGCTGGAAGGATCACAACGTGAGCCTGTCGTATCCACTCAGCTTCTGGGCATCGCGTCCTTCCGTTGGACACTGTTGATCGCTTTTTTCTCGGGTGCCATTCTCGCATCCGTAATCTTCATTCCAGGTTTTGTTGAACAATACCTTGGGGTATCCAACACAGCTTCTGGCTATTGGTTTACACCGCTTGCTCTGGCTTCCGGGATCGGAGCGGGTGGAGGCGGTTATCTTGTGGACCGCAAAGGGCCGATCTGGACGTTATCGGTGGCCGGACTGTTATCCGCTATTGGCTTCCTGTTATTCCCGCTATGGGTAGAGCATATCTGGCAGTTTGTAATTGCGAGCATACTCGTAGGGGTCGGCTTTGGCATGATGCTGGGAGCACCAGTGAACGTGCTGGTTACCGAGCAGGCGGGTGATAACAACAAGGGTATCGCAGTCGCAACCAGTTCCCTGTTCCGTCAGATGGCTATGGCAATTGCGCCTACCATTTTTGCCGGCTTTCTTGCTCGCTCCTTCTCTAACCTGGGCACGAACATTCAGAGTGGACTTGCAGATCAGGGCATTCAAGTGCCACCTGAGGTGCTTCAGCAATATGCCTCCGGCGTCAGTGCAGCGTCAGGCAGCGATCTCTCCAGCCTAACAGAAGGCCTGTCTCAAATCCCTGATCCGGGCATTCGGGATGTATTGTTACAAGCTGTTCACCATACGACAGGCCAGGGTTATAGTGGACTGTTCTGGTCGGCAGTCATTTTCAGTATACTCACGCTGGTGGCGGCGCTTATTACAGGACGTCTGCGTCATAACGAGAAGAGGAATCTTGTGGAGACAGCATCAACGAGATAA
- a CDS encoding S9 family peptidase — protein sequence MSKKVYALTLSMAMSIALIQPAVQAAEAVKPTATVAETIASKATQTLQQLGYIDGITDGMKESQTPITRAEAAIILQRVLKLDAPASLTGFADVLAKDEAAPAIYALKQSRLIQGQAKGYAPDAALTRAQMASLFTRAFELKDNGIQVVYSDMEQIPKVHTEDAIRLKQHFIIEGSAFNAKKSVTHGEFADALYLALGLDVQSEGLTPLEDFFKQPAQAGFQMSPDGKHLAYMEPWNNRMNIVVKENGQDKPVRITGETERSIAAFVWATKDKLLYVKDEAGDENYHIYVTDIDGKNSKDLTPYPNTRAILVDSLENIPDEILVGMNKRDPRIFDVYRINIKTGEAVLAAENPGNITGWLTDHEGKIRVAISSDGNVSSLMYRESEDKPFENLMTTKLGETFAPVMFTYENKNIYAVSNLDRDKTAIVEYNPSSKKVTKTIYENKDVDVSSFVPSKEKGTILAAVYETDKLNYEYFDNDFKKMMQDIQVKVPGKEVSISNISGEGQVLFVAYSDKSMGTYYFYDSKTGKLDKLADAAPWIDESKMSDVKPITYKSRDGLTLHGYLTLPNGAEASQLPLVVVPHGGPWARDSWGFSPEIQFLASRGYAVLQVNFRGSTGYGKAFLDAGNKEWGKAMQDDLTDGVNWLVKEGTVDPKRVAIYGGSYGGYAALAGLAFTPDVYAAGISYVGPSNLFTLLDSLPPYWESERNMFYERMGDPEKDKELLTAVSPLFHIDQMKAPLFVVQGANDPRVKQAESDQIVEALRKRGVDVPYMLKANEGHGFANVENQLDLYRAIEKFLNRHLMEQ from the coding sequence ATGAGTAAAAAGGTATATGCTCTTACGCTTAGCATGGCGATGTCCATCGCTCTGATTCAACCAGCGGTCCAGGCAGCAGAAGCGGTTAAGCCGACGGCGACAGTCGCAGAAACCATTGCTTCGAAGGCAACACAGACACTACAGCAACTGGGATACATAGACGGCATAACAGATGGAATGAAAGAGTCACAAACACCAATTACTCGCGCCGAGGCGGCAATCATTCTACAGCGTGTACTTAAACTGGATGCTCCAGCCTCTCTTACAGGCTTCGCAGATGTTCTGGCCAAAGATGAAGCTGCGCCCGCCATTTACGCGCTGAAGCAAAGCAGACTTATTCAAGGACAGGCCAAAGGATATGCACCAGATGCAGCTCTCACAAGAGCACAGATGGCATCGTTGTTTACTCGGGCATTTGAACTGAAGGATAATGGCATTCAGGTTGTATACAGTGATATGGAGCAGATTCCGAAGGTACATACGGAGGATGCCATTCGTCTGAAGCAGCATTTTATTATTGAAGGCAGTGCGTTTAACGCCAAAAAATCTGTGACCCATGGTGAGTTCGCTGATGCGCTGTACCTCGCTCTTGGACTTGATGTGCAGTCAGAAGGTCTTACACCTCTGGAAGACTTCTTCAAACAGCCGGCTCAAGCAGGATTCCAAATGTCTCCGGATGGTAAACATCTGGCTTACATGGAGCCTTGGAACAATCGAATGAATATTGTGGTGAAAGAAAATGGTCAGGACAAGCCGGTACGTATTACAGGTGAGACAGAGCGCAGCATAGCTGCATTTGTGTGGGCAACGAAAGATAAGCTACTGTATGTAAAAGATGAAGCTGGGGATGAGAACTATCATATTTATGTAACGGATATCGATGGCAAAAACAGCAAGGATCTGACCCCATATCCGAATACAAGAGCGATCCTGGTAGACTCTCTGGAGAATATTCCGGATGAGATTCTTGTGGGAATGAACAAACGTGATCCTCGGATCTTTGACGTGTACCGGATTAACATCAAGACAGGTGAGGCTGTGCTTGCTGCAGAGAACCCGGGCAATATCACGGGCTGGCTTACGGACCATGAGGGTAAAATCCGTGTGGCCATATCCAGTGATGGTAATGTCTCGTCGTTGATGTATCGTGAATCGGAAGATAAACCATTTGAGAATTTGATGACCACCAAACTTGGAGAAACATTTGCTCCGGTGATGTTCACGTATGAAAACAAAAACATCTATGCTGTATCCAATTTGGATCGGGATAAAACAGCTATTGTCGAATACAACCCAAGCAGCAAAAAAGTAACGAAAACCATCTATGAAAATAAAGATGTGGATGTATCCAGTTTCGTTCCTTCTAAAGAAAAGGGCACTATCCTTGCAGCTGTCTATGAGACGGACAAGTTGAACTATGAATACTTCGACAATGATTTCAAAAAAATGATGCAGGATATTCAGGTAAAGGTTCCAGGTAAAGAAGTGAGTATTTCAAACATAAGTGGTGAAGGCCAGGTTCTGTTTGTTGCGTATAGCGATAAATCGATGGGTACCTATTACTTTTACGATTCCAAGACGGGTAAGCTGGATAAATTAGCTGATGCGGCTCCTTGGATCGATGAGAGCAAAATGTCGGATGTAAAACCTATTACGTATAAGTCGCGTGATGGCTTAACGCTTCATGGTTATCTGACATTGCCAAACGGTGCTGAAGCTTCCCAATTGCCGCTGGTTGTTGTTCCGCATGGGGGTCCATGGGCTCGAGATTCGTGGGGCTTTAGCCCGGAAATCCAATTTCTTGCAAGCCGTGGCTATGCCGTACTACAGGTGAATTTCCGTGGGTCGACCGGATACGGAAAGGCATTCCTGGATGCCGGGAATAAAGAGTGGGGGAAAGCTATGCAAGATGATCTCACAGACGGCGTAAACTGGCTGGTTAAAGAGGGAACAGTTGATCCGAAGCGTGTAGCCATCTATGGTGGGTCATACGGCGGATATGCCGCTCTCGCAGGATTAGCTTTTACACCGGATGTCTATGCTGCAGGCATTAGCTATGTTGGTCCATCTAACCTGTTCACTCTGCTCGATTCACTACCGCCATATTGGGAGTCCGAGCGCAACATGTTCTATGAACGCATGGGTGATCCAGAGAAAGACAAGGAGCTGCTGACAGCTGTCTCACCACTGTTCCATATCGATCAGATGAAAGCTCCATTGTTCGTAGTCCAGGGTGCCAATGATCCACGTGTCAAACAGGCGGAGTCCGATCAGATTGTGGAGGCTCTGCGCAAACGTGGCGTGGATGTGCCATATATGTTAAAGGCCAATGAAGGACATGGATTCGCCAATGTGGAGAATCAGCTTGATCTGTACCGTGCAATTGAGAAATTTCTGAATCGACATCTGATGGAGCAATAG
- a CDS encoding D-alanyl-D-alanine carboxypeptidase family protein produces the protein MRIWWKRAGMLLALLVIIYVGLKPDMLVGKPGIKAEAAVLMDMNSEQILINYNGSESIAPAGISKLMTELLVMEAVINGEVRWDDPVNISLYASSVGGNHLALKQGEQFTVQELFQIVAVYSANDAAVALAEHISGTEQTFTQKMNQKAAELGLSDKTVFTNSTGLSEKRLGPNHPKEIQGQTVMTAVDACKLARYLLHNHPEFLSVSSQMQVSMHQKGMYMSNTNWMLSSIGGPYAYDGNDGLKTGYDEASGYHFVGTAERDGKRLISVVLGSDSQEGRFIETRKLFNYGFSGSK, from the coding sequence ATGAGAATATGGTGGAAACGGGCAGGAATGCTGCTGGCTCTGCTGGTCATTATATATGTGGGTTTGAAACCGGACATGCTGGTAGGCAAACCCGGAATCAAAGCTGAAGCGGCAGTACTAATGGATATGAACTCCGAACAGATCCTAATCAACTATAATGGTTCCGAATCTATTGCACCTGCAGGGATCAGTAAATTGATGACAGAACTGCTTGTGATGGAAGCTGTTATCAACGGAGAGGTGCGTTGGGACGATCCAGTTAATATTAGCTTGTATGCGAGCTCGGTAGGAGGCAACCATCTGGCTTTGAAACAAGGAGAACAGTTCACTGTACAGGAACTATTCCAGATTGTAGCCGTCTATTCCGCGAATGATGCTGCCGTTGCTCTGGCTGAACATATCAGTGGGACAGAGCAAACTTTTACACAAAAGATGAATCAGAAGGCGGCGGAATTAGGATTGTCTGATAAGACAGTGTTTACCAATTCAACAGGTCTAAGTGAGAAGCGGCTTGGCCCCAATCATCCAAAGGAAATACAAGGGCAGACCGTAATGACTGCTGTAGATGCATGCAAGCTTGCACGTTATCTGCTCCATAATCACCCTGAATTCTTGAGCGTATCCAGCCAGATGCAGGTGTCGATGCACCAAAAGGGAATGTACATGAGTAACACCAACTGGATGTTGTCTTCCATCGGTGGACCATATGCCTATGATGGAAATGATGGATTGAAGACCGGTTATGATGAGGCCTCCGGATATCACTTCGTTGGAACAGCAGAGCGGGATGGCAAGCGGCTGATTTCAGTTGTGCTGGGTTCGGATAGTCAAGAAGGGCGTTTCATCGAAACGCGCAAGCTGTTCAATTATGGTTTTTCCGGTTCTAAGTAG
- a CDS encoding oligopeptide ABC transporter substrate-binding protein has product MKKGIFSRGLFFTMMLVFVLALAACSEKEAATPTPSTNTGETKTEEKPAKEEGVYSIEDFSNVKTNEGTAIEGGSITYGLVSDTAFEGTLNFNFYSGNPDANVLQWFDEGLLTWDKDYVYTNDGAATYETSEDGKTFTLTIHDNVNWHDGKPVTAEDLQFAYEVIGNKAYDGPRYDSNFTSVVGMDEYHAGKAKTISGIKVLSDKQISITYKESTPSLLTGGVWTYPLAKHIFGDMDVAKMSSSKEVREKPIGFGPFKVETITPGESVTFVKNDDYWRGAPKLDKVTLKVINPTTVVQELKSGGVDLVDSFPTDQYKDNANMSNVEFLGTIDRAYTYIGFKLGTWDEANGKVVTNPDAKMADKNLRKAMWMAVDNDQVGKRFYNGLRWNATTLIPPSHPEFHDSNNPGVTYDPEAAKKLLDEAGYKMDGEFRTKPDGSPLEINFVSMTGGDTAEPLARYYVQSWAAIGLKVNLEMVEFNNFYDRVGNTGKDDPKIDVYQAAWGVGIDVDPAGLYGRDALYNFSRFSSEENDKLLAQGVSAEAFDVDKRKEIYNQWQQYMVDEVPVFPTLYRAEVVPVNKRVMNYAIGDGTGIYLNDLAVNADKAVVAE; this is encoded by the coding sequence ATGAAAAAGGGAATTTTTTCAAGGGGACTATTTTTCACGATGATGTTGGTCTTCGTACTGGCGCTTGCGGCGTGCTCGGAGAAAGAGGCGGCGACACCAACGCCTTCTACGAACACAGGAGAAACAAAAACGGAGGAAAAGCCTGCTAAAGAAGAGGGCGTTTACTCTATCGAAGATTTTAGCAATGTCAAAACGAATGAAGGCACTGCAATTGAGGGTGGATCCATCACATACGGACTTGTATCCGATACAGCCTTTGAAGGAACTTTGAACTTTAACTTCTACTCCGGTAACCCGGATGCAAATGTTCTACAATGGTTTGATGAAGGTTTGCTGACTTGGGATAAAGACTATGTATATACCAACGATGGTGCAGCAACGTATGAAACATCGGAAGATGGCAAAACGTTCACACTGACCATTCATGATAATGTTAACTGGCATGATGGCAAGCCAGTAACAGCAGAAGATCTGCAATTTGCTTACGAAGTCATCGGTAACAAGGCCTATGATGGTCCTCGTTACGATTCCAACTTCACAAGTGTAGTAGGTATGGATGAATACCATGCTGGAAAAGCAAAAACGATCTCTGGAATCAAAGTTCTTAGCGACAAACAAATCAGCATCACATACAAGGAGTCTACACCTTCCCTGTTAACAGGTGGCGTGTGGACATATCCGCTGGCTAAACATATCTTTGGTGATATGGATGTAGCCAAGATGTCTTCTTCCAAAGAAGTACGTGAGAAACCAATCGGTTTTGGTCCATTTAAAGTGGAAACGATCACTCCAGGAGAGTCGGTAACCTTCGTTAAAAACGATGACTACTGGCGTGGAGCTCCAAAACTGGACAAAGTGACTTTGAAAGTAATCAACCCAACAACGGTTGTTCAAGAATTGAAATCTGGCGGGGTAGACCTCGTGGATTCATTCCCGACAGATCAATATAAAGACAATGCCAATATGTCCAACGTTGAATTCCTGGGCACGATCGATCGTGCATACACGTACATCGGTTTCAAACTGGGTACATGGGATGAAGCCAATGGAAAAGTGGTAACAAACCCGGATGCAAAAATGGCTGACAAAAATCTGCGTAAAGCGATGTGGATGGCAGTAGATAACGACCAAGTTGGTAAACGTTTCTATAACGGTTTGCGCTGGAATGCAACAACGCTGATTCCACCGTCTCACCCAGAATTCCATGATTCGAACAATCCGGGTGTAACTTACGACCCTGAAGCAGCGAAGAAATTACTGGACGAAGCAGGTTACAAAATGGATGGTGAATTCCGTACGAAACCAGACGGTTCCCCACTTGAAATCAACTTTGTATCCATGACAGGTGGCGACACGGCTGAACCACTGGCACGTTACTATGTTCAATCATGGGCAGCAATCGGTCTGAAAGTAAACCTGGAAATGGTTGAGTTCAACAACTTCTATGATCGTGTAGGTAACACGGGTAAAGATGATCCAAAAATTGACGTGTATCAAGCTGCTTGGGGCGTTGGTATTGACGTAGACCCAGCAGGTCTGTATGGCCGCGATGCACTGTATAACTTCTCCAGATTCTCTAGTGAAGAAAACGACAAATTGCTGGCACAAGGTGTATCTGCTGAAGCATTTGACGTAGACAAACGTAAAGAGATCTATAACCAATGGCAGCAGTACATGGTTGATGAAGTTCCTGTATTCCCGACTTTATACCGTGCAGAAGTAGTGCCGGTGAACAAACGTGTAATGAACTATGCGATTGGCGATGGAACGGGTATCTACCTGAATGATCTGGCTGTTAATGCAGATAAAGCGGTTGTAGCTGAGTAA
- a CDS encoding ABC transporter permease has protein sequence MSKTNDVVITSQKIDKSPSSLSILWRELVRDKVALISLIFLGLVILLVYGTSLILDQAEIVKVDLFALYEPPSAQYWLGTDYGGRDVFGQLVIGTRNSLTIGIIVTLMTGFIGILIGLLSGYFGGMIDNLFMRVVDFFMILPMLMIVIAFVTAVPKYNIVSFSLIMTAFLWMGIARLIRSKALQERELDYVKASKTLGSSHLKIMLSQVLPNLSSIIIVTMTLNLAANIGLESGLSFLGFGFPESTPSLGTLVSYARNPQTLESRWWIWLPASVLILVLMLSINNVGQALKRATDARQRRG, from the coding sequence ATGAGCAAGACCAATGATGTCGTTATAACTTCACAGAAGATTGATAAGAGCCCCTCCAGCCTGAGTATCTTGTGGAGGGAGCTTGTCAGAGATAAGGTGGCACTAATCTCGCTCATATTTTTGGGACTGGTCATACTGCTGGTCTATGGCACTTCTTTGATCCTGGATCAAGCGGAGATTGTTAAGGTCGACTTGTTCGCATTATATGAACCACCTTCTGCGCAATATTGGCTAGGGACAGACTACGGTGGTCGCGACGTATTTGGACAACTGGTCATCGGTACGCGTAACTCTCTAACCATTGGTATTATCGTAACGCTAATGACTGGATTTATAGGTATATTGATCGGTCTGTTATCCGGTTACTTCGGCGGAATGATCGATAACCTGTTCATGCGCGTTGTAGATTTCTTTATGATTCTTCCGATGCTGATGATTGTTATCGCGTTTGTAACAGCAGTGCCCAAATATAATATTGTATCTTTCTCATTGATTATGACAGCCTTTCTCTGGATGGGAATTGCCAGGTTGATCCGCTCCAAGGCATTACAGGAACGGGAGCTGGACTATGTAAAAGCTTCAAAAACATTAGGCTCTTCCCATCTGAAGATCATGCTCTCACAGGTTCTTCCTAATCTTAGCTCCATTATCATCGTAACGATGACGCTAAACCTCGCTGCCAACATTGGCCTCGAATCCGGGCTGTCTTTCCTGGGATTTGGTTTTCCCGAAAGCACACCCAGTCTTGGAACACTCGTAAGCTATGCTCGTAATCCGCAAACACTGGAATCCAGATGGTGGATATGGCTACCCGCGTCAGTACTTATTCTGGTATTGATGTTGAGTATAAATAATGTCGGACAGGCCCTGAAGCGTGCGACTGATGCAAGACAAAGAAGAGGTTAA
- the opp4B gene encoding oligopeptide ABC transporter permease — protein sequence MWKTIVRRIIIMIPQIFLLSLLVFLMAKAMPGDALTGLLDPSIDPKALEEQRERLGLNNPWYVQYWDWIKNAAQGDFGQSFRFKMPVSDLIGQRVANTFWLALATLVLTYLIAIPLGIISGRYNDTWSDRLITGYTYLGFAAPLFIFALVMLWIFGFHFGWFPTGGSVEPGLTPGTFNYVASKFYHLLLPALSMALITTVSTVQYLRSEIIDIKHKEFVLTARAKGASESRIYNRHILRNSLLPIAAFFGYEITGLIGGTIFIESIFSYPGMGQLFLNSISLRDFSVVTALVLLYGIATILGSLLSDIILGIVDPRIRIK from the coding sequence ATGTGGAAAACGATAGTACGCAGAATTATCATTATGATCCCTCAGATCTTTTTGCTTAGCCTGTTGGTCTTTCTGATGGCAAAAGCGATGCCTGGGGATGCACTTACCGGATTACTCGACCCGAGTATTGACCCCAAAGCACTTGAGGAACAGCGGGAACGACTGGGATTAAACAATCCATGGTATGTGCAATATTGGGATTGGATCAAAAATGCTGCACAAGGCGATTTTGGACAATCTTTCCGATTCAAAATGCCCGTATCTGATCTGATTGGGCAACGTGTTGCCAATACGTTCTGGCTTGCGTTGGCTACACTTGTGTTAACTTATCTGATTGCCATTCCACTTGGCATTATCAGCGGACGTTACAACGATACTTGGTCCGATCGATTAATCACAGGTTACACTTACTTGGGCTTTGCAGCCCCGTTGTTTATCTTCGCATTGGTGATGTTGTGGATTTTTGGATTCCATTTTGGTTGGTTCCCAACCGGGGGAAGTGTGGAACCTGGACTTACGCCAGGTACGTTCAACTATGTAGCTAGCAAATTCTATCATCTATTATTACCGGCATTATCAATGGCATTGATTACAACGGTATCTACCGTTCAATATTTGCGTAGTGAAATTATCGATATCAAGCACAAGGAATTCGTTCTTACTGCGAGAGCCAAGGGCGCCTCGGAATCCCGAATCTACAATAGGCATATTTTAAGAAATTCCCTGTTGCCGATCGCCGCATTTTTCGGTTATGAGATTACGGGACTTATCGGCGGTACCATCTTCATTGAAAGCATATTCAGTTATCCGGGTATGGGACAGTTATTCCTGAATTCAATTTCCCTTCGGGATTTCAGTGTGGTGACCGCACTTGTCCTGTTATATGGCATAGCTACAATCCTGGGATCGCTGTTGTCTGACATTATTCTGGGAATTGTTGATCCACGTATACGGATCAAGTAA